One window of Chionomys nivalis chromosome 18, mChiNiv1.1, whole genome shotgun sequence genomic DNA carries:
- the LOC130889438 gene encoding glutathione S-transferase Mu 1-like, giving the protein MPMILGYWNVRGLTQSIRMLLEYTDSNYEEKKYKMGDAPDCDQSQWLNEKFKLGLDFPNLPYLIDGPHKITQSNAILRYIARKHNLCGETEEERIRADIVENQVMDHRMELIRLCYNPDFEKQKPEFLKTIPEKMKLYSEFLGKRPWCAGDKITYVDFLLYDILDQHRIFQPHSLDAFPNLNDYMARFEGLKKISDYMKSSRFIYKPFYVSLAYWNPK; this is encoded by the exons ATGCCTATGATCCTGGGATACTGGAATGTCCGTGGT CTGACACAATCCATCCGCATGCTCTTGGAATACACAGACTCAAACTATGaggagaagaaatacaaaatggggGATG CTCCTGATTGTGACCAAAGCCAGTGGCTGAACGAGAAATTCAAGCTGGGCCTGGACTTTCCCAAT CTGCCCTACTTAATTGACGGCCCCCACAAGATCACCCAGAGCAACGCCATCCTGCGCTACATTGCCCGCAAGCACAACCTGT gtggggagacagaggaagagaggattCGTGCCGACATTGTGGAGAACCAGGTCATGGACCACCGCATGGAGCTCATCAGGCTCTGTTACAACCCTGACTTT gagaagcagaagccagagttTTTGAAGACCATCCCTGAGAAGATGAAGCTCTACTCGGAGTTCCTGGGCAAGCGGCCATGGTGTGCAGGGGACAAG ATCACCTATGTGGATTTCCTCCTCTATGATATTCTTGACCAGCACCGTATATTTCAGCCCCACTCCCTGGATGCCTTCCCAAACCTGAACGACTACATGGCCCGCTTTGAG GGCCTGAAGAAGATATCTGACTACATGAAAAGCAGCCGCTTTATCTACAAACCATTCTATGTATCGCTGGCCTATTGGAACCCAAAATAG